A genomic segment from Peribacillus sp. ACCC06369 encodes:
- a CDS encoding O-methyltransferase: MNGKIEQYLHSLIPERTGLIKELEDFAMENNVPIMEPEGIEVLLQILRLHQPKAILEVGSAIGYSAIRMAETLPEAKIVTLERNEARIEQARANIKRAGLSERITLIEGDALEAGPKVMEHGPFDIIFVDAAKGQYKRFFELFEPFLADAGIIITDNVLFKGLVAENIEEMEMTRRKRALIKKIRDFNIWLHDHPHFDTVILPIGDGVAISKHRGDKNEKA, encoded by the coding sequence TTGAACGGAAAAATAGAACAATATCTTCATTCCTTAATTCCGGAGCGTACGGGTTTGATTAAGGAGTTGGAAGATTTTGCAATGGAAAATAATGTGCCGATCATGGAGCCAGAAGGCATTGAGGTGCTGCTTCAGATTTTAAGGCTCCACCAGCCTAAGGCGATATTGGAGGTTGGTTCGGCGATTGGCTATTCGGCCATAAGGATGGCTGAGACCCTTCCGGAGGCTAAAATCGTCACACTTGAACGGAATGAAGCCCGCATTGAGCAGGCAAGAGCTAATATCAAGAGGGCTGGGCTTTCGGAAAGGATTACCCTCATTGAAGGGGATGCCCTTGAAGCAGGACCGAAAGTCATGGAACATGGTCCGTTTGATATCATCTTTGTTGATGCAGCTAAAGGGCAGTACAAGCGATTCTTTGAACTGTTTGAACCATTCCTTGCTGATGCTGGCATTATCATTACTGATAATGTTTTATTTAAAGGCTTGGTTGCCGAAAACATTGAAGAAATGGAAATGACGAGACGAAAGCGAGCTCTCATCAAAAAAATCAGAGACTTTAACATCTGGTTACATGACCATCCTCATTTCGATACGGTAATTTTGCCGATTGGTGATGGTGTGGCCATAAGTAAACATAGAGGTGACAAAAATGAAAAAGCCTGA
- a CDS encoding peptidase U32 family protein, with product MKKPELLVTPTSVDHIKELIDAGADAFVIGEQRYALRLAGEFKREDVKKAIELAHAAGKKVYVSMNAIFHNEKVDELEGYVTFLKQAGADRIIFGDPAVLMAVRAVAPDMPLHWNTEMTVTNWYTCNYWGKRGAVRAVAAREISLDEIVEMKENAEVEIEVQVHGMTCMFQSKRTLLGNYFEYQGKALEVENRKEHRNMFLHDKERENKYPIYEDENGTHIMSPNDMCMIDELQELIEAEIDSLKIEGVLQTPEYINEMTMLYREAIDVCAEDPERYDDLKTELFEKVKAVQPDSRELDTGFFFKESVY from the coding sequence ATGAAAAAGCCTGAATTACTCGTGACTCCGACAAGTGTCGATCATATAAAAGAACTTATCGATGCTGGAGCTGATGCCTTCGTCATTGGCGAACAACGTTATGCGCTTAGGCTGGCAGGGGAGTTCAAACGTGAAGACGTCAAGAAGGCGATTGAGCTTGCACATGCCGCAGGCAAGAAAGTATATGTATCCATGAACGCCATTTTTCATAATGAAAAAGTGGACGAGCTTGAAGGGTATGTCACATTCCTTAAGCAGGCTGGTGCTGACCGGATCATATTCGGTGATCCAGCTGTCTTAATGGCTGTCCGTGCCGTGGCCCCTGATATGCCCCTGCACTGGAATACAGAGATGACGGTAACGAACTGGTACACATGTAATTATTGGGGGAAACGGGGTGCTGTCCGTGCCGTGGCTGCCCGTGAGATAAGTCTGGACGAGATAGTGGAAATGAAGGAAAATGCCGAAGTGGAGATTGAAGTGCAAGTGCACGGCATGACATGCATGTTCCAATCCAAGCGGACGCTTCTTGGTAATTACTTTGAATACCAAGGCAAGGCATTGGAAGTGGAAAATCGGAAGGAACATAGAAATATGTTCTTGCATGATAAGGAACGTGAAAATAAATACCCGATTTATGAAGATGAAAATGGTACACATATCATGAGTCCGAATGATATGTGCATGATCGATGAACTTCAGGAATTGATTGAAGCGGAAATTGATTCCCTAAAAATCGAAGGGGTATTACAAACACCGGAATATATCAACGAAATGACAATGTTGTATCGGGAAGCGATTGACGTTTGTGCAGAAGACCCTGAACGTTATGATGATTTGAAAACGGAACTTTTTGAAAAAGTAAAAGCGGTTCAGCCGGATAGCCGTGAGTTGGATACAGGATTCTTCTTTAAGGAATCGGTTTATTAA